Part of the Micromonospora rhizosphaerae genome is shown below.
GACCTCGTCGACGAGCAGGTTGGCCGTCTTGGCCACCCAGTTCGCCAGCGTCGCGCCGGAGAGTTCGGTCCGCTCGCCGGTGGCGTCGTCGTACCAGGTCAGCAGCGGTCGGGTCGGGTCGCTCGCGATCGCGTCGGCGAAAACCCGGGCAATGTTGTCGGCCATCGGCGCGAACGATACGCCTCCGGCACCCGTACTCGAAGACAACGACAAGTCGGCGTACCGTCGGGTCGCAGTCAGCGTCGGAACCCCGCCCCGGCGTAGGCTTGCCGACAGTGTTGCTTGCCACAGACCCGCCAGCCTGAGGAGTCGCCCCGTGACCCCCGGTAGCCCGCCCCGCGTGCTCATCGACGCCACGAGTGTCCCCGCCGACCGTGGCGGCGTCGGTAGATACGTCGACGGCCTGCTCGGCGCCCTCGGCAAGGTGTGCGGCTCCGGCGTGGACCTGGCCGTGGTCAGCCTCCGCACCGATCTGGAGCGCTACACCCGGATGCTGCCCGGGGCCGAGGTCATCCCCGCCCCGGCGGCGGTCGCGCACCGTCCCGCCCGGCTCGCCTGGGAGCAGACCGGACTGCCGCTGCTCGCCCAGCAGGTCGGCGCGGAGGTGCTGCACTCGCCCTTCTACACGTGTCCACTGCGGGCCGGCTGCCCGGTCACGGTCACCGTGCACGACGCGACCTTCTTCACCGAGCCGGAGCACTACGACAAGTCCCGCCGCACGTTCTTCCGCAGCGCGATCAAGACCTCGCTGCGTCGCGCCGACCGGGTGATCGTGCCGAGCAAGGCCACCCGCGACGAGCTGATCCGGCTGCTCGACGCCGACCCGACCCGGATCGACGTGGCCTACCACGGCGTCGACCAGGCCGCCTTCCACGCGCCCAGCGAGGAGGAGAAGGCCCGGGTCCGGGCCCGGCTGGGGCTGGGCAGCAGCAGCTACATCGCCTTCCTCGGCGCCAAGGAGCCGCGGAAGAACGTACCCAACCTGATCCGCGGCTGGGCCCGCGCGGTGGCCGACCGGACCGACCCGCCGGCCCTGGTCATCGCCGGCGGCCAGGGGCACGACGACGACATCGACCGCGCGGTGGCCG
Proteins encoded:
- a CDS encoding glycosyltransferase family 4 protein, which encodes MTPGSPPRVLIDATSVPADRGGVGRYVDGLLGALGKVCGSGVDLAVVSLRTDLERYTRMLPGAEVIPAPAAVAHRPARLAWEQTGLPLLAQQVGAEVLHSPFYTCPLRAGCPVTVTVHDATFFTEPEHYDKSRRTFFRSAIKTSLRRADRVIVPSKATRDELIRLLDADPTRIDVAYHGVDQAAFHAPSEEEKARVRARLGLGSSSYIAFLGAKEPRKNVPNLIRGWARAVADRTDPPALVIAGGQGHDDDIDRAVAEVPSHLRLLRPGYLRYADLPGFLGGALVAAYPSYGEGFGLPILEAMACAAPVLTTPRLSLPEVGGDAVAYTSEDPAQIAIDLAALLDDEHRRLSLAKAGFDRAKEFTWESSAEVHIAAWSRARS